The following are encoded together in the Lathyrus oleraceus cultivar Zhongwan6 chromosome 3, CAAS_Psat_ZW6_1.0, whole genome shotgun sequence genome:
- the LOC127126249 gene encoding squamosa promoter-binding-like protein 9: MDSGNSSSEESSLNGLKFGQRIYFEDTSLANSSTANANASSSAGSKKGRGGSFQHSQPPRCQVEGCKVDLSDAKAYYSRHKVCSMHSKSPTVTVSGLQQRFCQQCSRFHHLAEFDQGKRSCRRRLAGHNERRRKPPPNSLLTSRFARLSSSVFDNSGGGGSFLMEFAPHPKLSLRNSLPSSGNQTTTPGWPWPGNSESPSNNFFLEGSVGGTSFPGARHPSEESYTGVTDSSCALSLLSNQTWGSRNTEPSLGLNNMLNFNETPMTQLATSSHGVAMHQLPNTSCYFKDIDPSNLSHEAVPDLGLGHVSQPLDSQLHGNLDLSQQGRRHYMDVEHSRAYESSQWSL; the protein is encoded by the exons ATGGATTCAGGTAACTCTTCCTCAGAAGAGTCCTCTCTTAATGGCTTGAAATTCGGCCAACGTATCTATTTCGAAGATACATCTCTTGCAAACTCCTCCACTGCTAATGCAAATGCTTCTTCTTCTGCTGGTTCCAAGAAAGGAAGAGGTGGGTCGTTTCAACATTCTCAACCTCCTAGGTGTCAAGTTGAGGGTTGTAAAGTAGATCTGAGTGATGCTAAAGCTTACTATTCTAGACACAAAGTTTGTAGCATGCACTCTAAATCACCTACTGTTACTGTTTCTGGTCTACAACAAAGGTTTTGTCAACAGTGTAGCAG GTTTCATCACCTTGCTGAGTTTGATCAAGGAAAAAGAAGCTGCCGCAGACGACTAGCTGGTCATAATGAGCGTCGCAGAAAGCCCCCACCCAACTCTCTCTTAACTTCGCGTTTTGCCAGACTTTCGTCATCTGTTTTTG ATAACAGCGGCGGAGGTGGCAGCTTCCTGATGGAATTTGCTCCACACCCGAAACTTAGTCTGAGGAATTCACTTCCATCCTCTGGAAATCAAACCACAACACCCGGTTGGCCTTGGCCGGGAAACTCGGAGTCGCCATCTAACAACTTTTTCTTGGAAGGTTCGGTGGGTGGGACAAGCTTCCCTGGTGCCAGGCATCCTTCCGAGGAAAGTTACACCGGAGTCACAGATTCAAGCTGTGCTCTCTCTCTTCTGTCAAATCAAACATGGGGTTCTAGAAACACAGAACCAAGTCTTGGATTGAATAACATGCTGAATTTCAACGAGACACCCATGACACAACTTGCTACATCTTCTCATGGTGTAGCCATGCATCAGCTTCCAAACACTTCATGTTATTTCAAGGACATTGATCCCAGTAACCTATCACACGAGGCTGTCCCCGATCTTGGTCTAGGTCATGTGTCGCAGCCTCTCGATAGCCAACTTCACGGTAATCTTGATCTGTCGCAGCAAGGAAGGAGGCATTATATGGATGTAGAACACTCCAGGGCCTACGAATCTTCTCAATGGTCACTGTAA